A portion of the Nomia melanderi isolate GNS246 chromosome 2, iyNomMela1, whole genome shotgun sequence genome contains these proteins:
- the LOC116426000 gene encoding uncharacterized protein LOC116426000 isoform X2, giving the protein MLLLVNWMQTCEECQVTEDCTFIGSDIYIMLQEFYMLIELARLCKKGTTVPMSASRPLNCDGKDNNKKNGSKRMAYEVFLGGSCNPTTWRSEIAIPTLQSLGITYYNPQVSQWGPELIAQEYEAKQTAKVLLFVIDNQTRNSAGIIEAAQLAATRRESLILVIYPYRQGQTILGEPISIQEFYDLMNGLLVLQYLMERQRIPIFESVSVALNCTSKVLREEMKVQDLHSEDSSRPIKISLSQNGMDSVMLRDIFKSMDVNDSGSVNLAEAWLALQSNVKCNMSVSDLLNVVNKSETYRTLIDDGFPLKKDPRELRINFDQFCALAAETAWRTKSNGVSCENWTHSIVPETEKRDLYIGVIGEDQLWLETAATSIIESMGLSFYRSSVNEYNAKVLPQELQRMKNSRLILLVVPQHSRGISIMALAAHLIGLRAKLVLCVQTLPEGCVVSGEKLTEQATKDYNRGRMYLSDYATREGVPVFQKIAEALQHAIQLVQTVR; this is encoded by the exons ATGCTGTTGCTTGTAAATTGGATGCAAACCTGCGAAGAATGCCAAGTTACTGAAGATTGCACCTTCATTGGTTCTGATATTTATATAATGCTCCAAGAATTTTACATGTTGATTGAACTGGCACGCTTGTGCAAGAAAGg AACAACCGTTCCTATGAGCGCTTCTCGTCCGTTAAACTGTGATGGGAAAGATAATAACAAGAAGAACGGTTCCA AGAGAATGGCATATGAGGTATTTCTGGGTGGATCCTGTAATCCAACTACATGGAGATCAGAAATAGCGATACCGACTCTACAGAGCCTCGGCATTACTTATTACAACCCC CAAGTGTCGCAATGGGGACCAGAACTGATAGCTCAAGAGTACGAAGCGAAACAGACGGCGAAAGTATTACTCTTCGTAATAGATAATCAAACGCGCAACAGCGCGGGCATCATTGAAGCAGCACAGTTAGCAGCTACTCGTCGCGAGTCTTTAATCCTCGTCATTTATCCATACCGTCAGGGTCAAACGATACTCGGCGAGCCTATATCCATTCA GGAATTTTACGACTTGATGAATGGTCTGTTGGTACTACAGTACCTTATGGAGAGACAAAGGATACCGATATTCGAGAGCGTGTCGGTCGCTCTTAATTGTACGTCCAAG GTTCTACGCGAAGAGATGAAAGTACAAGATCTGCATTCCGAAGATAGTAGCAGACCAATCAAAATTTCACTCAGCCAAAATGGAATGGACTCCGT TATGCTCAGAGACATTTTCAAATCCATGGATGTTAACGACAGCGGTAGTGTTAATTTAGCCGAA GCTTGGCTGGCGTTACAGTCAAATGTCAAATGCAACATGTCAGTTTCGGACCTGCTGAATGTGGTAAATAAGTCGG AAACGTACAGGACGTTGATAGACGACGGGTTTCCATTGAAGAAAGATCCAAGGGAATTACGGATAAATTTCGATCAGTTCTGCGCCCTAGCTGCGGAAACGGCGTGGAGGACGAAGAGCAACGGCGTTTCTTGTGAAA ATTGGACCCATTCAATTGTGCCGGAAACTGAGAAAAGAGACCTGTACATCGGTGTGATCGGCGAAGACCAGCTTTGGTTGGAAACGGCCGCAACATCCATCATCGA gTCCATGGGATTGTCTTTTTACCGGTCGAGCGTGAACGAGTACAACGCGAAGGTGTTGCCACAAGAATTacaaagaatgaaaaattcccGATTAATATTACTCGTCGTGCCGCAGCACTCTCGTGGCATCAGTATAATGGCATTGGCAGCTCATCTAATTGGACTGCGTGCGAAACTGGTTTTATGCGTTCAGACGCTTCCCGAAGGTTGTGTAGTTTCCGGTGAAAAG CTAACCGAACAAGCCACAAAAGACTACAACCGGGGAAGAATGTACCTGTCAGACTACGCGACGCGCGAAGGTGTACCTGTCTTTCAGAAAATTGCAGAAGCTCTGCAACACGCGATACAGCTAGTTCAAACCGTTCGTTGA
- the PIG-S gene encoding phosphatidylinositol glycan anchor biosynthesis class S: MGKEVNTSTNYDTPIDEKYRIYASISFAVLLLAIGVPLWWHTTTVPRVSLPYTGIDQLSDLEVKIGTKIILVALSRDRAESLSRDITKAFEAADVYRVEVVQRVISSSLVASAYTQHDLEKVAAASFDLDVGQLLLLESNNLNDAVLVGSKRTIFFSTETTGWTLTRLLSEWMLHEKSLALTRDALTHPTLYSLDEENRRRFPASPAYDILITLVNPDPEKLKLNWDLHAMSEEYVEPFLSEISISSNFSVKSQWLYFLPLEVTPKRVPDSSPLGRHFALPEDVLPQLITPLEKKLASHVSLHPTINFVIYAVPCDSAPLHIYTRSGHRSKTSFNVEAFLSPRWGGVVFINPPMESCNASNPNQPVTVVPEETTIVGTFLAQLKLLLGIPEPKFIHSVTSVPSVGLKLRDWEVDALMRVRTIEQLTSAKLTLQSLAQLLKEIGNIVITDVVGNRIKTALHLVEYSAERLGQGDLRQGFLASKEAFVAAEAAFSDPTLLALLYFPEDQKYAVYIPLFLPAMIPVLLSLKNVHRYYTQASDGRNS; the protein is encoded by the exons AAAAATACCGGATCTACGCGAGCATATCGTTCGCGGTGCTCCTGCTGGCCATAGGGGTTCCTCTTTGGTGGCACACGACAACGGTGCCGCGCGTTTCCCTCCCTTACACAGGGATCGACCAGCTGTCCGATCTCGAGGTGAAAATCGGGACCAAGATCATCCTCGTTGCCCTCTCCAGAGACCGAGCAGAGTCGTTGTCTCGCGACATAACGAAGGCGTTCGAGGCAGCCG ACGTTTATCGAGTGGAAGTGGTGCAACGCGTAATATCCAGCAGCCTGGTAGCTTCCGCATACACTCAGCACGATTTGGAAAAGGTAGCAGCAGCTAGCTTCGATTTGGACGTTGGTCAGCTTTTGCTCCTAGAATCGAACAATCTGAACGACGCGGTTCTCGTCGGGTCGAAGAGGACGATTTTCTTTTCTACGGAAACCA CGGGATGGACCCTGACCAGGTTGCTATCCGAATGGATGCTGCACGAGAAGTCACTGGCCCTGACAAGAGACGCGCTCACTCACCCTACCCTCTACAGTTTAGATGAAGAAAACCGGAGAAGATTTCCGGCTAGCCCGGCCTACGACATATTGATCACGCTTGTGAATCCTGATCCAGAGAAGCTGAAGCTCAACTGGGATCTGCATGCAATGTCCGAGG AATACGTTGAACCCTTCCTCTCCGAGATTTCAATTTCGAGCAACTTTTCCGTGAAGTCGCAATGGCTGTACTTCCTGCCGTTAGAGGTTACTCCGAAACGTGTACCTGATAGCAGCCCGTTGGGCAGACACTTTGCTTTACCTGAGGACGTACTGCCGCAACTGATTACACCGCTAGAGAAGAAATTGG CCTCGCATGTCAGTCTTCATCCGACCATTAATTTTGTGATATACGCTGTCCCCTGTGACAGTGCTCCGTTGCATATTTACACTCGATCCGGGCACAGATCGAAAACCAGCTTCAACGTGGAGGCATTCCTCTCGCCAAG ATGGGGTGGCGTCGTGTTCATCAACCCACCGATGGAGTCTTGCAACGCTAGCAACCCCAATCAGCCAGTGACCGTTGTCCCGGAGGAGACCACGATCGTTGGCACGTTCCTCGCGCAGTTGAAGCTCCTTCTAGGTATTCCAGAACCG AAATTCATACACAGCGTTACCAGCGTCCCTTCCGTGGGACTGAAATTACGGGACTGGGAAGTCGACGCGCTGATGCGTGTCCGCACGATCGAGCAATTGACTTCGGCTAAGCTGACCCTGCAATCGCTCGCCCAGCTTCTCAAGGAAATCGGAAATATCGTCATCACAGACGTCGTTGGGAATAGAATAAAAACAGCGTTGCATTTGGTCGAGTACTCGGCCGAACGACTAGGCCAAGGGGATCTCAGGCAAGGCTTTCTAGCTAGCAAAGAAGCATTTGTTGCCGCGGAAGCTGCTTTCTCCGATCCGACGCTTTTAGCCTTGTTGTACTTCCCGGAGGATCAGAA ATACGCCGTGTACATTCCCCTTTTCTTACCGGCCATGATACCAGTGCTGCTCTCATTGAAGAACGTACATAGATATTACACTCAAGCGTCGGATGGACGAAACTCGTAA
- the LOC116426000 gene encoding uncharacterized protein LOC116426000 isoform X1 codes for MLLLVNWMQTCEECQVTEDCTFIGSDIYIMLQEFYMLIELARLCKKGTTVPMSASRPLNCDGKDNNKKNGSKRMAYEVFLGGSCNPTTWRSEIAIPTLQSLGITYYNPQVSQWGPELIAQEYEAKQTAKVLLFVIDNQTRNSAGIIEAAQLAATRRESLILVIYPYRQGQTILGEPISIQEFYDLMNGLLVLQYLMERQRIPIFESVSVALNCTSKVLREEMKVQDLHSEDSSRPIKISLSQNGMDSVMLRDIFKSMDVNDSGSVNLAEAWLALQSNVKCNMSVSDLLNVVNKSETYRTLIDDGFPLKKDPRELRINFDQFCALAAETAWRTKSNGVSCESEISSVWSIICRKASKFLRRAIVQPFSRFLDWTHSIVPETEKRDLYIGVIGEDQLWLETAATSIIESMGLSFYRSSVNEYNAKVLPQELQRMKNSRLILLVVPQHSRGISIMALAAHLIGLRAKLVLCVQTLPEGCVVSGEKLTEQATKDYNRGRMYLSDYATREGVPVFQKIAEALQHAIQLVQTVR; via the exons ATGCTGTTGCTTGTAAATTGGATGCAAACCTGCGAAGAATGCCAAGTTACTGAAGATTGCACCTTCATTGGTTCTGATATTTATATAATGCTCCAAGAATTTTACATGTTGATTGAACTGGCACGCTTGTGCAAGAAAGg AACAACCGTTCCTATGAGCGCTTCTCGTCCGTTAAACTGTGATGGGAAAGATAATAACAAGAAGAACGGTTCCA AGAGAATGGCATATGAGGTATTTCTGGGTGGATCCTGTAATCCAACTACATGGAGATCAGAAATAGCGATACCGACTCTACAGAGCCTCGGCATTACTTATTACAACCCC CAAGTGTCGCAATGGGGACCAGAACTGATAGCTCAAGAGTACGAAGCGAAACAGACGGCGAAAGTATTACTCTTCGTAATAGATAATCAAACGCGCAACAGCGCGGGCATCATTGAAGCAGCACAGTTAGCAGCTACTCGTCGCGAGTCTTTAATCCTCGTCATTTATCCATACCGTCAGGGTCAAACGATACTCGGCGAGCCTATATCCATTCA GGAATTTTACGACTTGATGAATGGTCTGTTGGTACTACAGTACCTTATGGAGAGACAAAGGATACCGATATTCGAGAGCGTGTCGGTCGCTCTTAATTGTACGTCCAAG GTTCTACGCGAAGAGATGAAAGTACAAGATCTGCATTCCGAAGATAGTAGCAGACCAATCAAAATTTCACTCAGCCAAAATGGAATGGACTCCGT TATGCTCAGAGACATTTTCAAATCCATGGATGTTAACGACAGCGGTAGTGTTAATTTAGCCGAA GCTTGGCTGGCGTTACAGTCAAATGTCAAATGCAACATGTCAGTTTCGGACCTGCTGAATGTGGTAAATAAGTCGG AAACGTACAGGACGTTGATAGACGACGGGTTTCCATTGAAGAAAGATCCAAGGGAATTACGGATAAATTTCGATCAGTTCTGCGCCCTAGCTGCGGAAACGGCGTGGAGGACGAAGAGCAACGGCGTTTCTTGTGAAAGTGAGATATCTTCAGTTTGGAGTATAATATGTAGGAaggcctcgaaatttcttcgcAGGGCTATCGTACAACCTTTTAGCCGCTTCCTAG ATTGGACCCATTCAATTGTGCCGGAAACTGAGAAAAGAGACCTGTACATCGGTGTGATCGGCGAAGACCAGCTTTGGTTGGAAACGGCCGCAACATCCATCATCGA gTCCATGGGATTGTCTTTTTACCGGTCGAGCGTGAACGAGTACAACGCGAAGGTGTTGCCACAAGAATTacaaagaatgaaaaattcccGATTAATATTACTCGTCGTGCCGCAGCACTCTCGTGGCATCAGTATAATGGCATTGGCAGCTCATCTAATTGGACTGCGTGCGAAACTGGTTTTATGCGTTCAGACGCTTCCCGAAGGTTGTGTAGTTTCCGGTGAAAAG CTAACCGAACAAGCCACAAAAGACTACAACCGGGGAAGAATGTACCTGTCAGACTACGCGACGCGCGAAGGTGTACCTGTCTTTCAGAAAATTGCAGAAGCTCTGCAACACGCGATACAGCTAGTTCAAACCGTTCGTTGA
- the LOC116426000 gene encoding uncharacterized protein LOC116426000 isoform X3 yields the protein MQRSVLFLVAKGFDIWKTTVPMSASRPLNCDGKDNNKKNGSKRMAYEVFLGGSCNPTTWRSEIAIPTLQSLGITYYNPQVSQWGPELIAQEYEAKQTAKVLLFVIDNQTRNSAGIIEAAQLAATRRESLILVIYPYRQGQTILGEPISIQEFYDLMNGLLVLQYLMERQRIPIFESVSVALNCTSKVLREEMKVQDLHSEDSSRPIKISLSQNGMDSVMLRDIFKSMDVNDSGSVNLAEAWLALQSNVKCNMSVSDLLNVVNKSETYRTLIDDGFPLKKDPRELRINFDQFCALAAETAWRTKSNGVSCESEISSVWSIICRKASKFLRRAIVQPFSRFLDWTHSIVPETEKRDLYIGVIGEDQLWLETAATSIIESMGLSFYRSSVNEYNAKVLPQELQRMKNSRLILLVVPQHSRGISIMALAAHLIGLRAKLVLCVQTLPEGCVVSGEKLTEQATKDYNRGRMYLSDYATREGVPVFQKIAEALQHAIQLVQTVR from the exons ATGCAGCGTAGCGTGCTTTTCCTTGTTGCAAAAGGATTTGATATTTGGAA AACAACCGTTCCTATGAGCGCTTCTCGTCCGTTAAACTGTGATGGGAAAGATAATAACAAGAAGAACGGTTCCA AGAGAATGGCATATGAGGTATTTCTGGGTGGATCCTGTAATCCAACTACATGGAGATCAGAAATAGCGATACCGACTCTACAGAGCCTCGGCATTACTTATTACAACCCC CAAGTGTCGCAATGGGGACCAGAACTGATAGCTCAAGAGTACGAAGCGAAACAGACGGCGAAAGTATTACTCTTCGTAATAGATAATCAAACGCGCAACAGCGCGGGCATCATTGAAGCAGCACAGTTAGCAGCTACTCGTCGCGAGTCTTTAATCCTCGTCATTTATCCATACCGTCAGGGTCAAACGATACTCGGCGAGCCTATATCCATTCA GGAATTTTACGACTTGATGAATGGTCTGTTGGTACTACAGTACCTTATGGAGAGACAAAGGATACCGATATTCGAGAGCGTGTCGGTCGCTCTTAATTGTACGTCCAAG GTTCTACGCGAAGAGATGAAAGTACAAGATCTGCATTCCGAAGATAGTAGCAGACCAATCAAAATTTCACTCAGCCAAAATGGAATGGACTCCGT TATGCTCAGAGACATTTTCAAATCCATGGATGTTAACGACAGCGGTAGTGTTAATTTAGCCGAA GCTTGGCTGGCGTTACAGTCAAATGTCAAATGCAACATGTCAGTTTCGGACCTGCTGAATGTGGTAAATAAGTCGG AAACGTACAGGACGTTGATAGACGACGGGTTTCCATTGAAGAAAGATCCAAGGGAATTACGGATAAATTTCGATCAGTTCTGCGCCCTAGCTGCGGAAACGGCGTGGAGGACGAAGAGCAACGGCGTTTCTTGTGAAAGTGAGATATCTTCAGTTTGGAGTATAATATGTAGGAaggcctcgaaatttcttcgcAGGGCTATCGTACAACCTTTTAGCCGCTTCCTAG ATTGGACCCATTCAATTGTGCCGGAAACTGAGAAAAGAGACCTGTACATCGGTGTGATCGGCGAAGACCAGCTTTGGTTGGAAACGGCCGCAACATCCATCATCGA gTCCATGGGATTGTCTTTTTACCGGTCGAGCGTGAACGAGTACAACGCGAAGGTGTTGCCACAAGAATTacaaagaatgaaaaattcccGATTAATATTACTCGTCGTGCCGCAGCACTCTCGTGGCATCAGTATAATGGCATTGGCAGCTCATCTAATTGGACTGCGTGCGAAACTGGTTTTATGCGTTCAGACGCTTCCCGAAGGTTGTGTAGTTTCCGGTGAAAAG CTAACCGAACAAGCCACAAAAGACTACAACCGGGGAAGAATGTACCTGTCAGACTACGCGACGCGCGAAGGTGTACCTGTCTTTCAGAAAATTGCAGAAGCTCTGCAACACGCGATACAGCTAGTTCAAACCGTTCGTTGA